The Planctomycetia bacterium genome includes a region encoding these proteins:
- a CDS encoding DUF1549 domain-containing protein: MRSRIHLRRFVVACALIALWCFSAVSNAETKSGVKATTVSVSSSARVDVPLGKLPPADRPIAEVVDRYIDEKLTAAKTTPAGQIDDANLVRRITLDLLGRVPTSVELHDYLLSKAPNKREQLVDRLIGSTEFVEHQVNEFDWMLMQGQGSLRGYLVEAFGEGRTWDRMFRELLLVDELPAAKKPAVDFLKTRMRDHDRLTNDVSSLFFGVNISCAQCHDHPLAKDWKQDHFYGLKSFL, from the coding sequence ATGCGAAGTCGTATCCATCTACGACGCTTTGTCGTCGCTTGCGCGCTGATTGCGCTATGGTGTTTCTCGGCCGTGTCGAATGCGGAAACGAAGAGCGGCGTTAAGGCGACGACGGTTTCCGTTTCAAGCTCCGCGCGCGTCGACGTCCCGCTTGGTAAGCTTCCCCCCGCCGATCGTCCGATCGCCGAAGTGGTCGATCGTTACATCGACGAGAAGTTAACGGCAGCCAAAACGACACCGGCCGGCCAGATCGACGACGCCAATCTTGTGCGCCGAATCACGCTCGACCTGCTGGGCCGAGTCCCGACGTCGGTCGAACTGCACGACTATCTGTTATCGAAGGCTCCGAATAAGCGCGAGCAACTCGTCGACCGATTGATCGGGTCGACGGAGTTCGTCGAGCATCAGGTGAACGAATTCGATTGGATGCTCATGCAAGGCCAAGGAAGCCTCCGCGGCTACCTAGTCGAAGCGTTCGGCGAAGGACGCACTTGGGATCGGATGTTTCGAGAACTACTGCTCGTCGATGAACTCCCCGCCGCGAAGAAGCCCGCCGTCGATTTCTTAAAGACACGGATGCGCGATCACGATCGGCTGACCAACGACGTCAGCAGCTTGTTCTTCGGCGTGAACATCAGTTGTGCTCAGTGCCACGACCACCCGCTCGCGAAAGACTGGAAGCAGGATCACTTCTATGGCTTGAAATCATTTCTC
- a CDS encoding YbaN family protein: protein MSDRLDPQDPAFDREPPTEGSSIKPLRGMRRVLYLAAAGLFFGLSIVGILLPGVPTVPFLLLTSFFLLRSSPALNERLLRARSCGPGLRDGHRQRGVRRRV from the coding sequence ATGAGCGACCGACTCGATCCGCAGGATCCAGCTTTCGATCGGGAACCACCGACCGAGGGTTCGTCGATCAAGCCGCTGCGAGGTATGCGTCGTGTGCTCTATCTCGCGGCTGCGGGATTGTTCTTCGGGCTCAGTATCGTCGGCATCCTGTTGCCGGGGGTGCCGACCGTGCCGTTTCTTTTATTAACGAGTTTTTTCTTATTGCGCAGTTCCCCCGCGCTGAACGAGCGACTGCTGCGTGCGCGCTCGTGCGGTCCCGGGCTTCGGGATGGGCATCGGCAGCGGGGCGTGCGGCGACGTGTGTAG
- a CDS encoding glycosyltransferase family 39 protein has translation MNLSSFSPAAALSSEREPIDSRTLDRWVWMLVALGLAARITRYLLCFPLWDDECFLMVNLIDRGYGELMQPLDFHQVAPLLYLWLERTMIDWFGYNEYAMRFPALVSGIATLLLFRHIAKRLLSGVALLTAVAIFSVAYPCIRYSAEAKPYGTDLLFGLLLMAGAIEWRLKPEQSRWGWFLAALAPLAIGMSYPAAFVAGGLGLWLIPMLWRTRSVGGWSAWFAFNAATCLAFLGFFLLTVGSQSTAELPFMTEFWKESFPPLSEPWKLPFWFINVHVGSWLSYPLGGKRGGSILTFTWVVVAVVMWYRTRRRDLVGLCLLPLGLNMIAAALHRYPYGGHPKLVHYSAGPICLMAGYGLAVCVAWCARRQASLLPVFRLAAATLALIGTGEVAYDVLHPAKTLSDVRHRDFARWFWFNASFENEICCVMSDQKQFFEPSVMKELNWTAMYLCNQKIYSPRHRRNEPVHWDRISNAHPLRCVFYTSEHFPYDPAIERKWAAEMQTKYDLVAQETYPFAYYQKNERLLASMDHLKVYQFVPKQAAATAAGAADVRR, from the coding sequence ATGAACCTGAGCTCTTTTTCGCCGGCTGCCGCTTTATCGTCCGAGCGCGAGCCGATCGATTCGCGCACTCTCGATCGCTGGGTTTGGATGTTGGTGGCTCTCGGGCTGGCGGCGCGCATTACGCGCTATTTGCTCTGCTTCCCTCTCTGGGACGACGAATGTTTTCTCATGGTGAATCTGATCGACCGTGGTTACGGCGAACTGATGCAGCCGTTGGACTTTCATCAAGTCGCTCCGCTGTTGTATCTCTGGCTCGAGCGGACGATGATCGACTGGTTCGGGTACAACGAATATGCCATGCGCTTCCCGGCGCTCGTCAGCGGCATCGCTACTCTGTTGTTGTTCCGTCACATCGCGAAACGGCTGCTGTCGGGCGTGGCGCTGCTGACGGCCGTCGCGATCTTTTCCGTCGCTTATCCTTGCATTCGATATTCGGCTGAAGCGAAGCCTTACGGAACCGATCTGCTATTCGGACTGCTGCTGATGGCTGGCGCAATCGAGTGGCGACTCAAGCCCGAGCAATCGCGATGGGGTTGGTTTCTGGCCGCACTTGCGCCGCTTGCGATCGGCATGTCGTATCCCGCCGCGTTCGTCGCCGGCGGCTTGGGCTTATGGCTGATTCCGATGCTATGGCGCACCCGCAGCGTCGGAGGCTGGTCGGCTTGGTTTGCTTTCAATGCCGCGACATGCCTCGCCTTTCTCGGCTTCTTTCTGCTTACGGTCGGTTCGCAAAGCACTGCCGAGCTTCCGTTCATGACGGAGTTTTGGAAGGAGTCGTTTCCTCCATTGTCGGAACCGTGGAAGCTGCCGTTTTGGTTTATCAATGTCCATGTCGGATCGTGGCTCAGTTATCCCCTCGGCGGCAAACGGGGTGGAAGCATCCTGACGTTCACTTGGGTCGTCGTAGCGGTCGTAATGTGGTATCGAACCCGTCGGCGCGATCTCGTTGGGCTGTGCTTGCTGCCGCTCGGCTTGAACATGATCGCCGCGGCGTTGCATCGTTATCCCTACGGCGGTCACCCGAAGCTCGTGCATTATTCGGCAGGCCCGATCTGCTTGATGGCCGGCTACGGTCTCGCGGTCTGCGTGGCTTGGTGTGCGCGACGCCAAGCTTCGCTGCTACCGGTCTTTCGCCTCGCCGCGGCGACGCTAGCGCTCATCGGCACGGGAGAGGTCGCTTACGATGTACTGCATCCGGCGAAGACGCTGAGCGACGTTCGACATCGCGACTTCGCACGTTGGTTCTGGTTCAACGCGTCGTTCGAGAATGAGATCTGCTGTGTGATGTCCGATCAAAAGCAGTTTTTCGAGCCGAGCGTGATGAAAGAGCTCAATTGGACGGCGATGTACTTGTGCAATCAGAAGATCTATTCCCCCCGACATCGACGGAACGAGCCGGTGCATTGGGATCGAATCAGCAACGCGCATCCGCTCCGTTGCGTTTTCTACACGTCCGAACATTTTCCGTACGACCCGGCGATCGAGCGAAAATGGGCTGCGGAGATGCAAACGAAGTACGATTTAGTGGCTCAGGAAACCTATCCGTTCGCGTACTATCAGAAGAACGAGCGGTTGCTGGCTTCGATGGATCATCTTAAGGTTTATCAATTCGTACCCAAGCAAGCCGCAGCGACGGCGGCCGGAGCTGCCGACGTCCGTCGTTGA
- a CDS encoding glycosyltransferase family 2 protein has product MNCTLGELLEAAPDAAAHKELLLRLLGPAARKLGIYRLPEGFVLSVVIPVYNERNTVLEVLRRVRACGLPTEIILVDDGSTDGTRQILDSLRSEPDLRIVFHERNQGKGAALQTGFAKATGDVVIVQDADLEYDPMEFGKLIQPIVENEADVVFGSRFMGDEQRVLYFWHSVGNSVLTLLSNMMTNLNLTDMETCYKAFRREVLAQIHPTLQEMRFGTEPELTAKAASIPGIRIYERPISYRGRTYAEGKKITWRDGFRALWCIWRYRRGLQNPKPIVVAA; this is encoded by the coding sequence ATGAACTGTACGCTCGGCGAGCTGCTGGAAGCTGCGCCTGATGCCGCCGCACACAAAGAATTGCTGCTACGCCTACTAGGGCCCGCGGCTCGCAAACTAGGGATCTATCGTTTGCCGGAAGGTTTTGTGCTTTCCGTCGTGATTCCGGTTTACAACGAACGCAACACCGTGCTGGAAGTGTTGCGGCGCGTACGTGCGTGCGGCCTGCCGACGGAAATCATTCTCGTCGACGACGGGAGCACCGACGGCACTCGCCAGATTCTCGATTCGCTGCGCAGCGAGCCGGATTTGCGCATCGTGTTTCACGAGCGCAATCAAGGCAAAGGAGCGGCGCTGCAAACCGGCTTTGCCAAAGCTACCGGCGATGTCGTGATCGTCCAAGATGCCGATTTGGAATACGACCCGATGGAGTTCGGCAAGCTCATTCAGCCGATCGTCGAAAACGAAGCCGACGTCGTTTTCGGCAGCCGCTTCATGGGGGACGAGCAGCGCGTGCTGTACTTCTGGCACTCCGTCGGCAACTCCGTGCTGACGCTGCTGTCGAACATGATGACGAACCTCAACCTGACCGACATGGAAACATGCTATAAGGCGTTTCGTCGCGAGGTGCTCGCTCAGATCCACCCGACGCTGCAAGAAATGCGTTTCGGAACGGAACCGGAACTCACGGCCAAAGCCGCAAGCATCCCCGGCATTCGCATCTACGAGCGCCCGATCAGCTATCGCGGCCGCACTTATGCCGAAGGGAAGAAGATCACCTGGCGCGACGGTTTTCGCGCTCTGTGGTGCATCTGGCGGTATCGGCGTGGCTTGCAGAACCCGAAGCCGATCGTCGTCGCTGCCTAA
- a CDS encoding amylo-alpha-1,6-glucosidase, whose protein sequence is MSNIPRGMSWSTLEENHEQTLLDREWLATNGLGGYASGTVSGACTRRYHGLLIAALPAPLGRVVMFNHLGEEVKFADRKILRLDSDEPLNEGAFGPSQSLVGEFHLEANLPVWRYQSGDYIFEKRVVLPYLQNTVFITYKVISAPQPIRLRLRPSFHFRPHEAPVIGGFSNPYTLTSIERRIEVRTEGAPALRMHIVAPEASLVLDGGRTRRLHYRIERARGYEFEGTVWCPGYYRTDLAEGDEATLVGSTEDWDTILAVAPSEIWDSEVKRRKRLVRQAKLGDRTDFAAELVLAADQFIIRPSTRVADRAVAQATGDHARTVIAGYHWFTDWGRDTMISLEGLTVATGRHEEAGYLLRTFGRYVRDGLIPNLFPEGQKEGLYHTADATLWYFHALDRYVQTTGDTETLAQLLPTLREIVAQHVRGTHYGIHVDPDDGLLSQGQDGYQLTWMDAKVGDWVVTPRRGKAVEINALWYNALRLIERWTREAGDEAESQILAGHAEKCAVSFQKRFWYEQGGYLYDVVDGEQGDDAALRPNQLFAFSLAHPILHPSRWQPVLEQVTKHLLTPVGLRSLAPGHPDYKPTYDGDLRARDAAYHQGTVWAWLIGPYIDAWLKVYPGETAKAHELLAGFENHLSEACVGSISEVFDAEAPYHPRGCIAQAWSVAEVLRCLLKTKQTSLDIS, encoded by the coding sequence ATGAGCAACATTCCGCGCGGCATGTCGTGGTCGACGCTGGAAGAAAACCACGAGCAGACGTTATTGGATCGAGAATGGCTCGCGACGAACGGTCTCGGCGGCTATGCCTCCGGCACTGTCTCGGGTGCATGTACGCGCCGTTATCACGGTTTACTCATCGCCGCGCTACCGGCGCCGCTCGGGCGCGTCGTAATGTTCAATCATCTCGGCGAAGAAGTGAAGTTCGCGGATCGTAAGATCTTGCGATTGGATTCCGACGAGCCGCTCAACGAAGGGGCTTTCGGTCCCTCGCAAAGCTTGGTCGGCGAGTTCCATCTTGAAGCGAACCTGCCCGTCTGGCGGTATCAGAGCGGCGACTATATTTTTGAAAAACGGGTCGTACTCCCTTACCTGCAAAACACGGTCTTCATTACCTATAAAGTCATTTCCGCTCCGCAGCCGATTCGCCTCCGGCTGCGCCCGTCGTTCCATTTTCGACCGCATGAGGCGCCGGTCATCGGAGGATTTTCAAATCCTTACACGCTGACTTCGATCGAGCGACGCATTGAAGTACGCACGGAGGGAGCGCCGGCTTTGCGGATGCATATCGTAGCGCCGGAAGCCAGCTTGGTGCTCGACGGGGGACGAACGCGAAGGCTGCATTATCGCATCGAACGCGCCCGTGGCTACGAATTCGAAGGAACGGTTTGGTGCCCAGGCTATTACCGAACCGATCTGGCCGAAGGTGACGAAGCGACGTTGGTCGGCTCGACGGAAGATTGGGACACGATCTTGGCCGTCGCGCCGTCGGAGATTTGGGACTCGGAAGTGAAGCGCCGGAAGCGACTCGTGCGCCAGGCGAAGCTGGGAGATCGAACCGACTTCGCTGCCGAGTTGGTTCTCGCCGCCGACCAGTTCATTATCCGCCCGAGCACGCGCGTAGCCGATCGGGCCGTTGCTCAGGCGACGGGAGACCACGCACGAACCGTCATCGCCGGCTACCATTGGTTTACCGATTGGGGACGCGACACGATGATCAGCCTCGAAGGGCTGACCGTTGCGACGGGCCGCCACGAAGAGGCCGGCTATTTGCTCCGAACGTTCGGTCGCTACGTGCGCGACGGGCTCATTCCCAATTTGTTTCCCGAAGGCCAGAAAGAAGGTCTCTACCATACGGCCGACGCCACGCTCTGGTACTTCCACGCTCTCGACAGGTACGTGCAAACGACCGGCGACACCGAAACGCTGGCCCAACTGCTGCCGACGTTGCGCGAGATCGTCGCGCAGCATGTGCGCGGCACGCACTACGGCATTCACGTCGATCCCGATGATGGCTTGTTGAGCCAAGGGCAAGACGGTTATCAGCTCACTTGGATGGATGCCAAGGTCGGCGATTGGGTCGTGACGCCGCGGCGCGGCAAGGCGGTCGAGATCAATGCGCTCTGGTACAACGCCTTGCGACTCATCGAGCGCTGGACGCGTGAAGCCGGCGACGAAGCCGAATCGCAAATTCTCGCTGGGCATGCGGAGAAGTGCGCCGTCTCGTTTCAAAAACGCTTTTGGTACGAGCAAGGTGGCTATCTCTACGACGTCGTCGACGGTGAACAAGGGGACGATGCGGCGCTTCGGCCGAATCAGCTGTTCGCGTTCTCGTTGGCCCATCCGATCTTGCATCCCTCTCGCTGGCAACCGGTGCTGGAGCAAGTGACGAAGCATTTGCTGACGCCGGTCGGGTTGCGCAGCCTCGCGCCGGGACATCCCGATTACAAACCGACATACGACGGCGATCTCCGCGCGCGGGACGCCGCTTATCATCAGGGGACGGTTTGGGCCTGGCTCATCGGTCCGTATATCGATGCTTGGCTCAAGGTCTATCCCGGCGAGACCGCGAAGGCGCATGAACTGCTAGCGGGCTTCGAGAACCACTTGAGCGAGGCTTGCGTCGGCTCGATCAGCGAAGTGTTCGATGCGGAAGCGCCGTATCATCCGCGCGGGTGTATTGCGCAAGCGTGGAGCGTAGCCGAGGTGCTGCGATGTCTCCTCAAAACGAAACAGACCTCGTTGGACATTTCGTAA